CGGCGGGTGTCTGCGCGGCGTCCGCGGCGTCGACCTGCCGGGCGCCGCGCGCGTCCACGCTCACCACCCCGCCCTCGTACGCGCAGAAGATCTCGAGCGGGGAGCGGCGCCGCTCGGCCACCGCCCGCGCGCGCCGCTCGATCTCGGCGACGGCGGCGTCGTCGTGGGCCGGGTCGTGGTGGGTCAGCGCGAGACGCTTCACGCCGACGCTGCAGGCCAGGTTCACGACGTACTCGAACGTGCTGTGCCCCCAGTTCTTCTTCGCCGGGTACTCCTCCGGCGTGTACTGCGCGTCGTGGATGACGAGGTCGGCGTCGGCGAGGAACTGCGCGTGGCGGCGGTCGCCGTCGTGCAGGATCGCCTCGAGCGGGCCCGCCGGGACGTCCCGGCGCCAGAGCGAGGCGCCGAACGGCTCGTGGTCGCACGTGTAGACGATCGCGGCGCCGTCGGCCTCGAGCCGGTAGCCGAGGGTCACCGCCGGGTGGTTGAGGTACTGGGCGATGACCCGCGCGCCCCCGAGCTTGTGCGCGCCCTCGCCGAGGTCGTGGTAGGTGAGCGTCGCCGGGAGCTGCGAGAGGTCCACGGGAAAGAACGAGTGCTCCATCTGCTGGGCGAGCGTGTCGTGGAGCGAGCGGCGCCCGCCCTCGGGACCGTAGACCGCGATCGTGTTGTTCGGCGTGAACGCCGGCGCGAAGAAGGGGAAGCCCTGGATGTGGTCCCAGTGCGTGTGGCTGATGAGCATGCTCGCGCTCACGGGGCCGTGCGCGACCAGCGCATCGCCGAGGAGCCGCGCGCCCGTGCCGCAGTCGAACACGAAGACGTGATCCGACTCGGTCCGCACCTCGACGCAGGAGGTGTTCCCGCCGAAGCGGACGGTCTGCGGGCCCGGGGTGGGGACGGAGCCGCGGGTGCCCCAGAACCGGATCTCCATGTCAGCCGAGCCCCTCCAGCGTCGCCCGGCAGAAGTCCTTGCTCGTCGCGGTACCGCCCTGGTCGCTCATCCGTCGAGCCGGTAGACGCGGCGCACGTTCTCCCAGAGCATCTTCCGCTGGATCGCCGGGTCCACGCCGCGGAACTGCTCCTCGATCGCCTTCTGCGAGAAGGGCCAGGTGCCGTCGCGATGCGGGTAGTCCGAGCCCCACATGACATTGTCGGGCGCAATCGCCGCCATGGCGCGCACGCCGTGGAAGTCCTTCTGGAAGGTCGCGTACATCTGGCGCTTGAAGTAGGCGCTCGGCGCCAGCGGGAGCCGGAGGTCGTCGGCCAGGCGCTCCTCGTACGTGTCGTCGAGGCGCTCGAGGATGTAGGGGATCCAGCCGATGCCGCTCTCGCCGAGGACGAGCCGGAGCCGCGGGTGGCGCTCGCAGACGCCCGCGAGGATCACGCTGACGCAGATCTCGTCCATCTGCAGCGGCGCGACGACCGTCCACGAGCCGACGACCGCCGGATGGCGCACGCCCTTCACCTCGTAGCCCACCGTGGCGCCGCCGCCCTCGAAGACGTGGAACGAGACGACGAGCCCCGTCTCCTCCGCGGCCGCCCAGAGGGGCTCCCACATCTCATGCCACACGGGCATCGCGGACCCCCAGGGCACGAACACGGCGCCGCGCAGGCCGAGCGTGGCGCAGTGACGCAGCTCCTCGGCCGCGAGCTTCCCGTCGTGGTTGGGCAGGCAGCCGAGGCCGTAGTAACGGCCGGGCTGGGTCGCGTTGAACCCGGCGATGTACTGGTTGTACGCGTGGTAGACCGCCGCGAGCGTCTCGTGGTCGGCGATGCCGCCGACGCCGAAGAGTCCCCGCGAGATGCCGATGATCCCGTAGATCATCTCGGCCTCGACGCCGTCGCGCGCCTGGTCCTCGCGGCGCTCGACGGGATTCGACGGCCGCGTCTGCTTGCCGGTGGCGAAGCCCGCGTCGGCGAGGATGCGTCCGCGCTTGCCCCCCGTCACGCCCGGGCCATATACCCCGTACGGTCCGAGGGTCGAGTCGCGCGAGACCCACCACTTGCGCCCGTCGCGCTCGACGACGTGCGGCGCGGCGTCGCCCCACGTCCGGTCCATGCGCGACGTGAAGGTGTCGGGCGGCAGGTAGATCAGGTCCATGTGGCTATCGGCCGACATCACTCGAAGCGCCATCGCCGCCTCCTCCCCGGAACCGGTCCGCGCGGCCGGAAGTCCACGGGTGGCAGGAGCGTAGTCCGAGAAGCCCGCGGAACGCAAGCGCGCGACAGAGTGGCAGGAAACCGCCCCCCGCTGTCAGCCTGACTACCGATGATCCGGCGCCGCCGCCCGCGCGTCAGCATCGGGTAAAACCTGCAATTTCGGGGTCCGTGGCCCCGCGGAGACGGGTCGCGCCGAAGGCACACGAGCGCTCTGCGTGCACTCGTCGTGCCGTCGCCGAGGGCGTCCCGTCGCGGGACGCGCCTGTAGAATGGCGCGGTGAGGTTCCCGCACGGGCTGCGCGCGCTGAACCACGGCGAGTACCGTCGGTTCTACGCGGCGCAGCTCGTCGCGACGATCGGCAGCTGGATGCAGACGGTCGCGCAGGCGTGGCTCGTGCTCCAGCTCACCGGCTCGCCCTTCAAGCTCGGCCTCATCGCGACGCTCCAGTTCTCGCCCGTGCTGCTCTTCGCCGTCGTCACGGGCGCCGTCGCCGACCGCCTGCCGAAGCGCCGGCTGCTCGTCGTCACGCAGACGACGCTCGCCTGCCAGGGGCTGATGCTCGGCGCGCTCGCCGCGACGGGCCTCGTCGAGTACTGGCACGTCGCGGTGCTCGGTCTCCTGCTCGGATTCGCCAACGTCTTCGACCAGCCGGCGCGGCAGTCGTACGTGATGGACATGGTCGGCAAGGACGACGTGGCGAGCGCGGTCGCGCTGAACTCCGCCGCCTTCAACGCCGCGCGCATCGTGGGCCCGGCGGTGGCGGGCGTCGTCATCGGCCGCTTCGGCGTCGTGCCCGCCTTCTTCGTGAACAGCGCGGGCCTCCTCGGGGTGATCGTCACGCTGCTCCGCCTCGAGTCGCCCGGGCTGCCCACGACCGCCGCGCGCGCCTCGATGCTCGCGGAGATCGGCGAGGGCCTGCGCTACGCGCGGCGGACGCCCCGCCTCGTGCTCGCGCTCGCCCTCGTGCTGATCGTGAGCCTCTGCGTCTTCAACTTCAGCGTCTACGTGCCGCTCCTGGCGCGGACGGTCCTCGGCCTCGGCGCCGAGGGGTTCGGCTTCCTCATGGCCGCGCTCGGCGTCGGC
This region of Candidatus Methylomirabilota bacterium genomic DNA includes:
- a CDS encoding amidohydrolase family protein; the encoded protein is MALRVMSADSHMDLIYLPPDTFTSRMDRTWGDAAPHVVERDGRKWWVSRDSTLGPYGVYGPGVTGGKRGRILADAGFATGKQTRPSNPVERREDQARDGVEAEMIYGIIGISRGLFGVGGIADHETLAAVYHAYNQYIAGFNATQPGRYYGLGCLPNHDGKLAAEELRHCATLGLRGAVFVPWGSAMPVWHEMWEPLWAAAEETGLVVSFHVFEGGGATVGYEVKGVRHPAVVGSWTVVAPLQMDEICVSVILAGVCERHPRLRLVLGESGIGWIPYILERLDDTYEERLADDLRLPLAPSAYFKRQMYATFQKDFHGVRAMAAIAPDNVMWGSDYPHRDGTWPFSQKAIEEQFRGVDPAIQRKMLWENVRRVYRLDG
- a CDS encoding response regulator; its protein translation is MEIRFWGTRGSVPTPGPQTVRFGGNTSCVEVRTESDHVFVFDCGTGARLLGDALVAHGPVSASMLISHTHWDHIQGFPFFAPAFTPNNTIAVYGPEGGRRSLHDTLAQQMEHSFFPVDLSQLPATLTYHDLGEGAHKLGGARVIAQYLNHPAVTLGYRLEADGAAIVYTCDHEPFGASLWRRDVPAGPLEAILHDGDRRHAQFLADADLVIHDAQYTPEEYPAKKNWGHSTFEYVVNLACSVGVKRLALTHHDPAHDDAAVAEIERRARAVAERRRSPLEIFCAYEGGVVSVDARGARQVDAADAAQTPAGGGPAARVLIVDDDAMVRRLAVRALEPDGYVLSEAVNGREALERMGAEMPDLIILDLLMPELGGMEVLRVLRANPRTVYVPVLILTSKIDEGSTRAGFDVGATDYVTKPFSIPQLAARVRACLRRAPRP
- a CDS encoding MFS transporter — its product is MRFPHGLRALNHGEYRRFYAAQLVATIGSWMQTVAQAWLVLQLTGSPFKLGLIATLQFSPVLLFAVVTGAVADRLPKRRLLVVTQTTLACQGLMLGALAATGLVEYWHVAVLGLLLGFANVFDQPARQSYVMDMVGKDDVASAVALNSAAFNAARIVGPAVAGVVIGRFGVVPAFFVNSAGLLGVIVTLLRLESPGLPTTAARASMLAEIGEGLRYARRTPRLVLALALVLIVSLCVFNFSVYVPLLARTVLGLGAEGFGFLMAALGVGAVTGALSVGMLGSREPGLVQLFASAMVAFAALLGLAATRHVWMAVPLLFVTGYCGIVLMASCNTSMQLRAPDALRGRVMSLYTWVSGGVFPIGAFLVGTISQWWGVSAAFLCNGVLGLAVLAAIMLWWRLRRDRGDPR